Proteins encoded together in one Chelonoidis abingdonii isolate Lonesome George chromosome 1, CheloAbing_2.0, whole genome shotgun sequence window:
- the LOC116827276 gene encoding histone H4, which yields MSGRGKGGKGLGKGGAKRHRKVLRDNIQGITKPAIRRLARRGGVKRISGLIYEETRGVLKVFLENVIRDAVTYTEHAKRKTVTAMDVVYALKRQGRTLYGFGG from the coding sequence ATGTCTGGTCGTGGTAAAGGAGGCAAGGGTCTCGGGAAAGGAGGCGCTAAGCGCCATAGGAAGGTGTTGAGGGATAACATCCAGGGTATTACGAAACCCGCCATTCGTCGTTTGGCTCGTCGTGGGGGAGTGAAGCGTATTTCAGGTCTTATCTACGAGGAGACTCGCGGGGTGCTGAAAGTGTTTCTGGAGAATGTGATCCGAGATGCCGTTACTTACACCGAGCATGCGAAGCGGAAGACTGTGACTGCTATGGACGTTGTCTATGCGTTGAAGCGCCAGGGTCGTACTCTGTACGGATTTGGAGGCTAA
- the LOC116827274 gene encoding histone H2A.J-like: MSGRGKQGGKVRDKAKSRSSRAGLQFPVGRVHRLLRKGNYAERVGIGAPVYMAAVLEYLTAEILELAGNAARDNKKTRIIPRHLQLAIRNDEELNKLLGKVTIAQGGVLPNIQAVLLPKKTESHKVKSK, from the coding sequence AtgtcaggcaggggaaagcagggaGGTAAAGTGAGGGATAAGGCAAAGTCTCGCTCCTCGCGGGCTGGGCTGCAGTTCCCGGTGGGCCGTGTGCACCGGCTGCTCCGCAAAGGTAATTATGCTGAGCGGGTGGGGATTGGAGCTCCGGTCTATATGGCCGCGGTGCTGGAGTATCTGACCGCTGAGATTCTCGAGTTAGCCGGCAATGCTGCTCGGGATAACAAGAAAACTAGGATCATCCCCCGTCACCTGCAGCTAGCTATCCGTAACGACGAGGAGCTCAATAAGTTGCTGGGCAAAGTGACGATCGCCCAAGGGGGTGTCCTGCCCAATATCCAGGCTGTGTTGCTGCCCAAGAAAACCGAAAGTCATAAGGTCAAAAGCAAATGA
- the LOC116827270 gene encoding histone H2B 8-like isoform X1, which yields MPEPAKSAPAPKKGSKKAVTKTQKKGDKKRRKTRKESYSIYVYKVLKQVHPDTGISSKAMGIMNSFVNDIFERIAGEASRLAHYNKRSTITSREIQTAVRLLLPGELAKHAVSEGTKAVTKYTSSKGKICYCCYGECTKVSAPFGKGSSILT from the exons ATGCCAGAGCCAGCAAAATCTGCTCCGGCCCCTAAAAAGGGTTCTAAGAAAGCTGTGACCAAGACTCAGAAAAAAGGagataagaaaagaagaaaaactagAAAAGAGAGTTACTCTATCTACGTGTACAAGGTATTGAAACAAGTTCATCCTGATACCGGTATCTCTTCTAAGGCCATGGGGATCATGAACTCTTTTGTAAACGACATCTTCGAGCGCATCGCCGGGGAAGCATCTCGCCTGGCGCATTACAACAAGCGTTCAACTATCACTTCCCGGGAGATCCAGACCGCTGTGCGCCTGCTTCTGCCGGGGGAGCTGGCCAAACATGCTGTGTCTGAGGGTACCAAAGCCGTCACCAAGTACACCAGCTCCAA GGGGAAGATTTGTTACTGCTGTTACGGTGAATGCACGAAAGTTTCAGCTCCTTTTGGAAAAG GCTCTTCAATCCTAACTTGA
- the LOC116818368 gene encoding histone H3, translating into MARTKQTARKSTGGKAPRKQLATKAARKSAPATGGVKKPHRYRPGTVALREIRRYQKSTELLIRKLPFQRLVREIAQDFKTDLRFQSSAVMALQEASEAYLVGLFEDTNLCAIHAKRVTIMPKDIQLARRIRGERA; encoded by the coding sequence ATGGCCAGGACTAAGCAGACCGCTCGTAAGTCTACCGGTGGTAAAGCTCCTCGTAAACAATTGGCTACTAAGGCTGCCCGGAAAAGTGCACCTGCCACTGGGGGAGTGAAAAAGCCCCATCGTTATCGCCCCGGCACCGTGGCCCTGCGAGAGATCCGCCGCTATCAGAAATCTACTGAGCTGCTCATCCGCAAGCTgcccttccagcgcctggtgcgTGAAATCGCCCAGGATTTCAAGACCGATTTGCGCTTCCAGAGCTCGGCCGTTATGGCTCTGCAGGAGGCTAGTGAGGCGTATCTGGTTGGTCTCTTCGAGGACACCAACCTGTGTGCTATTCATGCCAAGAGAGTCACTATTATGCCTAAAGACATCCAGTTGGCTCGGCGCATCCGTGGGGAAAGAGCTTAA
- the LOC116827272 gene encoding histone H3 has translation MARTKQTARKSTGGKAPRKQLATKAARKSAPATGGVKKPHRYRPGTVALREIRRYQKSTELLIRKLPFQRLVREIAQDFKTDLRFQSSAVMALQEASEAYLVGLFEDTNLCAIHAKRVTIMPKDIQLARRIRGERA, from the coding sequence ATGGCTAGGACCAAGCAGACCGCTCGTAAGTCTACTGGTGGCAAAGCCCCTCGCAAACAATTGGCCACTAAAGCTGCTCGGAAGAGCGCGCCTGCCACTGGGGGAGTGAAAAAGCCCCATCGTTATCGCCCCGGCACTGTAGCCCTGCGAGAGATCCGCCGCTACCAGAAATCTACTGAGCTGCTCATCCGCAAGCTgcccttccagcgcctggtgcgTGAAATCGCCCAGGATTTCAAGACCGATTTGCGCTTCCAGAGCTCGGCCGTTATGGCTCTGCAGGAGGCTAGTGAAGCATATCTGGTTGGTCTCTTCGAGGACACCAACCTGTGTGCTATTCATGCCAAGAGAGTCACTATTATGCCTAAAGACATCCAGTTGGCTCGGCGCATCCGTGGGGAAAGAGCTTAA
- the LOC142047037 gene encoding histone H1-like, translating to MSETAPVATPAVSAPGAKISTKKPKKAAGGSKARKASGPSVTELITKAVSASKERKGLSLAALKKALAAGGYDVEKNNSRIKLGLKSLVNKGTLVQTKGTGASGSFKLNKKPGEIKEKAPKKKSAAKPKKPAAKKPASAAKKPKKAAAVKKSPKKAKKPAASAAKKAAKSPKKAKPVKAKKAAKSPAKAKAVKPKAAKPKPTKPKAGKAKKAAPKKK from the coding sequence ATGTCGGAAACTGCGCCTGTTGCCACTCCCGCTGTGTCCGctcctggggcaaaaatctccaCTAAAAAGCCGAAAAAGGCGGCAGGAGGTTCAAAAGCCCGTAAAGCTTCGGGTCCCAGCGTCACTGAGCTGATCACTAAGGCAGTGTCCGCTTCCAAGGAGCGCAAAGGGCTCTCTTTAGCCGCTCTTAAGAAGGCTTTGGCCGCCGGAGGGTACGATGTGGAGAAGAACAACAGCCGCATCAAGTTAGGATTGAAGAGCCTGGTGAACAAAGGTACTTTGGTACAGACCAAAGGTACCGGTGCTTCTGGTTCTTTCAAACTCAACAAGAAGCCGGGTGAGATCAAGGAAAAGGCTCCCAAGAAGAAGTCAGCGGCAAAGCCTAAGAAACCAGCTGCCAAGAAACCCGCCAGCGCCGCTAAGAAGCCCAAAAAAGCTGCCGCCGTGAAAAAGAGCCCGAAAAAAGCCAAGAAGCCAGCGGCTTCCGCGGCCAAGAAAGCGGCCAAGAGCCCGAAAAAGGCTAAACCTGTCAAGGCCAAAAAGGCAGCCAAGAGCCCGGCTAAGGCCAAAGCGGTGAAGCCCAAGGCTGCCAAGCCTAAGCCGACCAAACCCAAAGCAGGAAAGGCTAAGAAGGCAGCGCCCAAAAAGAAGTGA
- the LOC116827270 gene encoding histone H2B 8-like isoform X2 has protein sequence MPEPAKSAPAPKKGSKKAVTKTQKKGDKKRRKTRKESYSIYVYKVLKQVHPDTGISSKAMGIMNSFVNDIFERIAGEASRLAHYNKRSTITSREIQTAVRLLLPGELAKHAVSEGTKAVTKYTSSNISATESSPLYSLVKGKEGIFIQ, from the exons ATGCCAGAGCCAGCAAAATCTGCTCCGGCCCCTAAAAAGGGTTCTAAGAAAGCTGTGACCAAGACTCAGAAAAAAGGagataagaaaagaagaaaaactagAAAAGAGAGTTACTCTATCTACGTGTACAAGGTATTGAAACAAGTTCATCCTGATACCGGTATCTCTTCTAAGGCCATGGGGATCATGAACTCTTTTGTAAACGACATCTTCGAGCGCATCGCCGGGGAAGCATCTCGCCTGGCGCATTACAACAAGCGTTCAACTATCACTTCCCGGGAGATCCAGACCGCTGTGCGCCTGCTTCTGCCGGGGGAGCTGGCCAAACATGCTGTGTCTGAGGGTACCAAAGCCGTCACCAAGTACACCAGCTCCAA TATATCCGCCACCGAATCATCCCCACTTTATAGCCTGGTGAAGGGGAAAGAGGGTATTTTCATTCAGTAG